In Borrelia maritima, the genomic stretch CTGTTGAGGATGCAAATAGGGTTGTTGAAGTGTCTAAAAAGGCTGTTCAAGAAACCCAAAAGGCTGTTTCTATTGCAGGCGAAGCAACATTTTTAATAGAGAAGCAAATAATGTCAAACAAATCTCCTAATAATAAGGAATTAGAATTAACAAAAGAAGAATTCACTAAAGTAGAGCAAGTTAAAGAAACTTTAATGGCTTCTGAAAGGGCTCTAGATGAAACAGTTCAAGAGGCTCAAAAAGTTCTCAATAAGGTTAATAGTTTAAATCCATCAAATAAGGATCAAGCAGCAGCAAAAAAGGATGTTACAAAGGCTATTACTAATGTTGTTAAAGTAGCTCAAGGTGCAAGAGATCTTGCAAAGGTAATTACCATTTCTTTATCTATGAAATAGTTTCATTATTTAATAATACAGATTTATAAATAGCTATAGGGGTTAAAGCAAAAAGGTTTGAAGCTAATTATAATTAGCTTCTGCCTTTTTTATTTTTTGTTTTGTTAAGATAAATGTTAACTCCCCATTAAGGTTGTTCTTGTGATATAATATTTGCATTCTGAATATTGGCATTTTGAAAGAAAAAGTTAATAAATTTGCTTTTAATTAAGGAGTAGCAATTTTTGAAGAAAGAATATAAAATTTTGGATAATGGGTTTTTAAAGCTTATTGATTTTATGGGAAATGATAAGAGAATAGTTGAGTCTGCAAGGATTTCTTATCGAGGGGAGAGTGTTAAAAGGAAAGATGAAGAACTTATTGACTATTTAATAAGAAATGAGCATACAAGTCCATTCGAGCAGGTGGTTTTTATATTTCATGTTAAAGCCCCAATATTT encodes the following:
- a CDS encoding OMS28 family porin, producing the protein MVKIFSNLIINGLLFGLVNLNVFADSNNVTILKSQSNVLEQPNEKDDKKLDQKDQVNQALDTINKVTEDVSNKLEEIRESSLELVESNDASVVKKFVGSMPLITDVAKGTVVVSQEATIVAKFSGGLAVEDANRVVEVSKKAVQETQKAVSIAGEATFLIEKQIMSNKSPNNKELELTKEEFTKVEQVKETLMASERALDETVQEAQKVLNKVNSLNPSNKDQAAAKKDVTKAITNVVKVAQGARDLAKVITISLSMK